The DNA sequence ctgactgactattacAGGAAAATATGAGTATGACTCGTTACGTAATAATACGTCTGAAAATCCGTCCTGATAAAATGTAATTTTCTTACCAGAAGCGTGGGAACTTACATAGTAGCTGTCAATGAGCAGTGCCAGGACCCTGATGTGACAGTGCCATCCAGTGAAATTATATATAAATAACAAAAGCAGGAGGAGCGACGTACCTAGGGTGTATTAATTCCGCTGGTTCTGTTGCAAATCGTTTCTTAAACGAAAGAAAACTAAACAAAACATGGAggaacctacctgaatttgtccaatagaaactcttgttttggcggaatgaatacacccctgatataccccccccccaaaaaaaaaagatgGGTGTGTAGGAGCTGTTATTACCATTAGGGCTGGTTGCTCTGGGGCTTCACTCAAACAAACTGAATAAAATATTAAAAAGTATGTTTCTATTCCTTTGTAATTGAATTGATATAGTGGCAGGTGGAAATGTTACTTGTATAATGACAGGTGATCATCATTACGTTGGTCATCAAAAGCGTAATTATAAATTACAAaacatacattatatatacactaccggtcaaaagaacacctactcattcaagggtttttctttatttttactattttctacattataaaataatagtgaagacatcaaaactatgaaataacacatatggaatcatgtagtaaccaaaaaagtgttaaacaaatcaaattatattttatatttgagattcttcaaatagccaccctttgccttgatgacagctttgcacactcttggcaatggatttgacagctctagcGCAGTTCCACCTCTGACAGTGTCAAAACAACAGCTATATggatgtcggctaaagcggatctgattgaatagagccctaacttTGGAAATGCAGAAGCACCCTCTGCCTTGGTTTGTTACTGGATCTATATACAGCACACAAAAACATTCCATCCTGTGAAATGATTTTGAAATGTCATTTGACCCAACATGAGATATTGCGACATGTCATCTTGGTTGtcgtcttccctctctctctccactttacAGGTTACGTTTTTTAACAGTGTTGTTTAACAGAAACTCTGTTCTCTCCACCCTGACCCCCAGACACATACTGGGCAGAGTACAGGCTCTCTCGGTGCGGGTCTGTCTTCCCTGTGTCCAGACTGCTCAGTGTTCTCAGCCTTAGCATCTGCCTCAGCTTTTGACGGAACTCCCTAGAGGCAAAGTAGTAGATGAAAGGGTCGAGGCAGCTGTTGaggcaactgagggagagagtCAGCTTGTAGGCCATGTAGAGGGAGTCCCCGTAGAAGAGCCTCCGGATGGTGTGAGCCAGGAGGAGGATGTTGTTGGGAGCGAAGCAAAGCGTGAAGACCGTTAGGACGGTGACGGCGAGACGTATAGCTTTCTCTTTCTGGTTGGTCTTGGAAACTCGGGCCAGCTTGCGGATGATGCCGACGTAGCAGAACACAGTGATGCAGAACGGGATGAGGAAGAGGATGACAAACAGGGCAAGGAGGAAGGCAGCCCAGGCCTCCATTGATGGAAGCATGTCCCTCTTCAGAACGTCAAAGCAGGTGGTGATCCCGAGTTCTGGAACGTGGAACGTCAGGTCGGTTGTCATGAGTGGGTACAGGACAGATAGGACGACTGTCCACATGGCCAAGCAGCCGATCACAGCGAATGACTTCCTTTCCCTGGTCTCACGGAAGAGCATGGGCCAACAGATGCCCAGGTAGCGGTCTCCACTGATGGCCGTCATAGTTAGAATTGAGCAGTACATGTTGGCAAAGAACACCAGGGTCAGGAGCCTGTGGAAGATCAGAATATATTTAATCGTTATTCATCTGTGACAAAATAAAGTTGTTGGCTCTTGCTCAGGGCATGGAAAAGACACATCTATCTCAATGGGACTGATCAGGATAAATAcattataataaaataaataaacaagaaTACCTGCATATGCCCGGGCCCAGGCTCCAGTTATACCCCTGCATCTGATACATGATCTGGAAGGGCAGGACGAGGCCCAAGGCCAGGTCTGTCAGGGTCAGGTTGATCATGAAGATGATGGAGGGAGTTTTGGGAGAGGTACGGAAGAGGAGAAGCCACATGGAGAGGCCGTTTCCTGTCAGGTTGATGGCGGTGACCACGATGTAGATGATGGAGATAGCTGTGCTGGCTGTTGCGTTCTGGAACAGGGACAAGGTGATGTTGTCCAGTTTGGTGCTGTTGGTActccaggccatggtgacaatgACTTCACACAAACTACCTATGATCAGACAGACATTTAGATTCATGTAAAAGGGTAGCATTGTCTTGTCTGTAGCCCAATGTACTAGCTAGTGTCGCGTGGGATCTGAACTTGTGTTTTAAAACAAGACTTGGCAGACAATATTATGCCAATGAATTAAAGATCACCAAATATGTAAGTCACCACACCCTAATAGGGTAATTTCCCCCCTGAAATATTGCACTAAAATATGCAaattagtaaatatatttgtataTACCGCAAATCCATTTTCCTAGAcactggatgaagtcagcctAAATATTTGGTTTAATTTTGTTAAGACACTCCAGGACCGGACATGTATAGAGCAGGTTGTGGATATATACTTTTTCATCTTTCTATCTGTAAAATACTAAAGACATGTATGTAAACAGCATTTATGTCGCATATTTCCAAAGAACATTTAATCTAGAATCAACATTTATAACATATCAACAACTTCCTGTATACAAGTTTGGAGAATATATCAAGGGAATGGATAACCACAAAATAAATTGTGAATGCAGATGCTTCTGAAGCTGAGAAAAATGTGTTGGCATGTTGGAAGAGTCTGACTTTCGGTAAATGGCATTTAAAGAGAAGAACAATTAATTTTGCCTACCAATTGCCAAACTCTTATttagggcagggtttcccaaactcggtcctgggcccccccctgggtgcacattttggttgtTGCTGTagaactacacagctgattcaaataattaaagcttgatgatgaattggttatttgaatcagctgtgtagtgctagggcaaaaaccaaaacgtgcacccaaagggggccccaggacagagtttgggaaacctgaTTTAGACCCAATCACGATCTCTTCAGAGTAAGTTATTACATATAGTCCAGTTTTTAACATTCTCTATGACATGGGCTTTTTAAGTTATGTATGATTACATGTAGTAGGATTTTAAATTATAGATGAATGTCCATTGAATGTGGTAAAAAATCATGAAATGTTGATGGTAGTATGATAAACAAAAGGAAATATACATTTACAGCAAATTGTTGAAGTTTACTTTTTGAAAGTACTATTAttaaatatgtaactttttgggcgacccgatcAAATTCACATAAAAATCTGAGTTATAGAACTGTCATTcttattgaaagcaagtctaagaagtggtagatctgttctatgtgctctaTTTCTAGGCTTCCCGTTCCTAAGATTCATTTTGTGTcatttactttcggttttgtacaccagctttaaacagctaataatacaatatttttggtttaattcaaatatatttcacagcggtttagatggtacaatgattctctacactatccaTTGCTTATTttatcacataaactgaaataagGCGAACTATTCAAATTTTATCAACcaggcagagcgatttctgcatattgcacctttaaaggACCAAAATTCCCCAAAATCTCAAAATGTATAAGAAGTTGCAAACATGTAATTTAAgactgtggtgcctggccttaattAAATGACTGCATACAGTTTGTGCTTCTTCATTGAAGTGCACGATTATTTAAACTTTCTCTTACTGAAAGCCAATATTAGGCTATACCATCGATAAGTTGAAATATCATCACGTCTAGAACAGCCTCCAGCCTTCCATCAGAACGTCAATTCTGAATGAAAAACAGTATTAAAGGGGACAGTTAAAAACTAATCATGTGCTAAAAGTCTTCTGAAACAACAGGCATTTTGGGTAATAATGACATAActctctagtaatactagtcctGTGCAAATAGGGCTTAAGGCAACAACGACTATTGTGTTTAATGAACTGTATCATGTGTTATAGGTGTTGGTATAAATTTATTGTCTATCAAATCAATCTTTTTTGCATTGATTGTGATATTTGGAAATTCTTGTGGTGACAATAATATGTTTTTGGCTCTGGAGTGAACTTTCACTTGTAAAATACTGCAACACTAGCACACACCACAAGGAATAAAAAACACTTTCACATGGTGAAGGGGTTAATAACCACAAACCAAATGTGACAGTTTCTGAGGCGTGTTGTGTCACAATAGACACGGCAAAATCTCTCATGGGTTTCATCTGTTGGCGCTTTCTATATACTATAGAACACATTTCCAGTGTTGTACGAAATATGTATGAAATTCCAAAAGTGCACGAAATTCCAACAGTGCAGCTTGGCTCTTGCACAGTAAATTCCCTTCCATGTGCAAGTAAAGTGGCACTCTAACCTTATACGACCTATATAACCAAAGCACAAGCTTTGCCAAAAGTAAATAGCACAGGTACTGTACGCATCTAAACAGAATACCTTCATTCTAACTTTAAATGTAGAATAGAATATATCTGAATAGTATCCCTATTTCTGAGACAATGTACAACGAATTGAAACAAAGAACAATTACATATTTTATGCTAAATCTTTATCAATCTTGAATTCAGATTTTGGACATTAACAGTCCAAATTGAAGTATCTCTGTATGAAGTGTGCAGCAAAGAGACAGAGCAGTACTTACCTCTGAGAATACACAGACTCGAGTCAGAGGGGGGCGGTTGGGGGATGAATGCATTGTACTGTAGCGGGTCAGGAAACGGGTGCACGTTACTGTAGAATAGGGGAAGTGCGTCAGGTCTTCATATGCAACTGCCATAGGCAGGCAAAACTAATAAACAAGGTGTAGTAATGATATGTGCACTCTGTTTCTGTttggtattttattttatttaattaggTAAGTTGATTGAGGACACTCCCATTTACAACAACGACCTGGAAAAAGtgtgcgtgtgcaataactcaattcgctcTTGCACGCCTTGTAAACAACAccatttttaaaaaattgtcacatctacaaaacttagtgcactctgttcgtaacagattgtagtttatggaacagaaaactgtattgagatcggGCTTTTCTTCTATGAGAAAATCTGCAGAATGTCGGCCCAGTTCCATCTCGTTCCATACTCTCCCACTTCCGGCCACTGCTGGCTTCCTCTTCTCACCATATTTGGTGGGTAGAGGAAATTCCAACCGGATacttcagatttatacatccagtgaaacaCCTATCTCCTTATTCTATCTGTGATTGAAGTGTATGGCGATCACCCAGAGATGGCATGACTAGCTAGCTTAAAGCCTACCTCTTTCTTTTCCATCTTCTTCCCAGAGTGGTAGATAAAGAACTACATTTGAGCCCTTGTGGTaaaaaagacagagaaagaggaatcTACAGACTTCATTTTGTTGGATAACATTGAAATTGGgagatgcacacatacacacgtgtgCACATCAATACACACGTGCACATATCCACATGCGTCCAACCATGCAGCTTTCACCTTTCTCACCAAATCCTTTCAAATCGAagtttattggtcgtgtacacagtttagcagatgttataacgggtgtagtgaaatgcttacgttactagctcctaacaatgcagtaaaatgttaaGCAAGTACACAAACAATTATACAAAATATATACAATTAAAATAAATCAAGAAATGTCAGAACAAAttcaattaacaacccaaatagcactgtaacagtaatccaaatgcaatctatatgTATATACACCAGATTAATGTACACAAGATATACAAAATagagctatgtcaagaatccaggatataaataaatatgtggtgtgtataaacagagtaactaaaatgcaatgtacagtagtagaaatattagaatgagctatgtcGAGAAAACAGTAGTTAAATAcacagtatttgtatttattctggatccccattagctgctgccaaggcagcagctactcttcctggggtccaatcacAACTACATACAATAAAACCATGCAaaacacaacacatta is a window from the Coregonus clupeaformis isolate EN_2021a chromosome 23, ASM2061545v1, whole genome shotgun sequence genome containing:
- the LOC121577330 gene encoding P2Y purinoceptor 8-like codes for the protein MLPFYMNLNVCLIIGSLCEVIVTMAWSTNSTKLDNITLSLFQNATASTAISIIYIVVTAINLTGNGLSMWLLLFRTSPKTPSIIFMINLTLTDLALGLVLPFQIMYQMQGYNWSLGPGICRLLTLVFFANMYCSILTMTAISGDRYLGICWPMLFRETRERKSFAVIGCLAMWTVVLSVLYPLMTTDLTFHVPELGITTCFDVLKRDMLPSMEAWAAFLLALFVILFLIPFCITVFCYVGIIRKLARVSKTNQKEKAIRLAVTVLTVFTLCFAPNNILLLAHTIRRLFYGDSLYMAYKLTLSLSCLNSCLDPFIYYFASREFRQKLRQMLRLRTLSSLDTGKTDPHRESLYSAQYVSGGQGGENRVSVKQHC